The following proteins come from a genomic window of Lachnoclostridium phytofermentans ISDg:
- a CDS encoding NAD-dependent epimerase, which translates to MRSVINKLDITKIYLVTGTAGFIGFHLAKMLLDQGATVVGYDNINDYYDTKFKYARLNILEKYNNFTFMKGDLADKQAIDKLFIECKPQIVVNLAAQAGVRYSIEKPETYINSNIIGFFNILEACRHYGVEHLIFASSSSVYGANQKVPFSTYDKTDTPVSLYAATKKSNELMAYPYSHLYGIPTTGLRFFTVYGPYGRPDMAYFSFTKSIMESKPIKIFNNGDMYRDFTYIDDIVKGIEQILCNPPEQDENKIKYKIYNIGNNKPVKLMDCIELLEKYIGKKAIKEYLPMQLGEVYQTYADLCDLEEDFHFIPSTSIETGLSNFVEWYKKTCNNEL; encoded by the coding sequence ATGAGGTCGGTTATTAATAAGCTAGATATAACAAAAATATATTTAGTAACAGGAACAGCAGGGTTTATTGGATTTCATCTTGCAAAGATGCTTCTCGATCAGGGTGCAACGGTTGTTGGTTATGATAATATAAATGATTATTATGATACAAAGTTTAAGTATGCAAGGCTTAATATTTTAGAAAAGTATAATAATTTTACATTCATGAAAGGCGATCTTGCGGATAAACAAGCCATTGACAAATTATTTATAGAATGCAAACCGCAAATAGTGGTAAATCTGGCTGCCCAAGCAGGTGTTCGCTATAGTATAGAAAAGCCTGAAACGTACATAAATTCTAATATCATAGGTTTTTTCAATATTTTAGAGGCATGCAGACATTATGGAGTGGAACATTTGATTTTTGCTTCTTCTAGTTCTGTATATGGAGCCAATCAAAAAGTACCTTTTTCTACCTATGATAAAACTGATACCCCTGTTAGTCTCTATGCGGCTACAAAGAAATCCAATGAATTGATGGCGTATCCTTATAGCCATCTTTATGGAATACCAACGACTGGGCTTCGTTTCTTTACCGTTTATGGCCCATATGGTAGACCAGACATGGCTTATTTCTCTTTTACTAAATCTATAATGGAAAGTAAGCCAATCAAAATATTCAACAATGGTGATATGTATAGAGATTTCACATATATCGATGATATTGTAAAAGGAATTGAGCAAATATTATGTAATCCACCTGAACAAGATGAGAATAAGATAAAATATAAAATTTACAACATCGGTAATAACAAACCTGTTAAGTTAATGGATTGTATAGAATTATTAGAAAAATATATAGGTAAGAAAGCCATAAAAGAATATTTACCTATGCAGCTTGGGGAAGTGTATCAAACATATGCTGATCTATGCGACTTAGAGGAAGACTTTCATTTTATACCAAGTACCTCCATTGAAACTGGGTTAAGTAATTTTGTGGAGTGGTATAAGAAAACATGTAATAATGAATTATAA
- a CDS encoding CpsB/CapC family capsule biosynthesis tyrosine phosphatase — MNQWTDIHIHILPSVDDGSVNLEQTRSMLEIAHEEGIIHIIATPHYGVGYINPDIQELQKKLELVREEAKKIDPDFQIDLGNELFYSEDIIEHLKKQKALTMAGTRYVLVEFPVFESFRNIRTGLHRLLINGYLPILAHVERYESLYRNLDRIEELVKLGVYMQMNITSILGGFTNQRSKYCKKLMSNGYIHFVATDSHSDHNREPRMIKGVNYLSKKYGIEFVNLLLVKNTSQLLSNKYI; from the coding sequence TTGAATCAATGGACTGATATTCATATCCATATACTTCCATCTGTTGATGACGGTTCGGTAAATTTAGAACAAACACGAAGTATGTTGGAAATAGCACACGAAGAGGGGATTATTCATATCATAGCAACTCCACATTATGGAGTTGGATATATAAATCCAGACATACAAGAACTTCAGAAAAAGCTAGAACTTGTTAGAGAAGAGGCTAAAAAGATTGATCCTGATTTTCAAATAGACTTAGGAAATGAATTATTTTATAGCGAGGATATTATAGAGCATTTAAAAAAGCAGAAGGCATTAACAATGGCAGGTACCAGATATGTTCTTGTAGAATTTCCCGTCTTTGAAAGCTTTCGAAACATCAGGACTGGATTACATCGATTACTTATTAACGGATATTTACCTATCCTTGCTCATGTCGAGAGATATGAAAGTTTATATCGGAATCTTGACAGAATAGAGGAATTAGTTAAGCTTGGTGTTTATATGCAAATGAATATTACAAGTATTCTTGGCGGTTTTACCAATCAAAGAAGTAAGTATTGTAAAAAATTAATGAGCAATGGATACATCCATTTTGTTGCTACAGATTCCCATTCTGATCATAATAGAGAACCAAGAATGATAAAGGGGGTAAACTATTTAAGCAAAAAGTATGGAATAGAATTCGTAAATCTATTGCTAGTTAAGAATACATCCCAATTATTAAGTAATAAATATATATGA
- a CDS encoding polysaccharide biosynthesis tyrosine autokinase — translation MQNNNNDIEINLGEIFILLLHKIWIIVLSSIVCAVAAGLISKFVMTPVYTSDTKLYIINRQNKDTITSSDLQTGSQLTQDFKVMVLSRPVTEQVISKLNLNMTHDELVSNINVKVPENTRILEITVQNQDPLLAKQLADSIAEVASERMVSVLEMEKVNIVEEGNIPTIPTSPHIMKNTILSGIIGALISAFVIIFIHIIDDSIKNAEQIEKYLGLTVLGTIPLELKNSNKRGKNKKAYKRKKGDTNNEHSSIQKATLEFTINEAYKSLRTNIQFCGKDIKTICITSSLPNEGKTVVSFRLATAFADSGKKVLFIDADLRKSVIISKLKIDNAVNGLSQYISGMNSLEEVIHKSNVENRDIIFTGILPPNPSEMLGSEEFKNLVKNLRDEYDYIIIDTPPLGVVIDSANVADICDGTIMVIESNKISYRFAQRVLKQLITEKSKVLGAVLNKANIYGVGYNKKYYGKYYSHVYANDYDENGN, via the coding sequence ATGCAAAACAATAATAATGATATAGAGATCAATCTTGGTGAAATATTCATTTTATTATTGCATAAGATATGGATCATCGTATTATCTAGTATTGTATGTGCTGTAGCGGCAGGGTTAATAAGTAAGTTCGTTATGACTCCTGTCTATACTTCTGATACAAAACTATATATTATTAATCGACAAAATAAAGATACTATCACTAGTAGTGATTTACAAACAGGATCTCAACTTACTCAGGATTTTAAAGTGATGGTTTTAAGTAGACCGGTAACGGAGCAGGTTATTAGTAAATTAAATTTAAATATGACTCACGACGAACTTGTATCTAATATTAATGTAAAAGTTCCTGAAAATACACGTATATTAGAAATAACAGTTCAAAATCAAGATCCTTTATTAGCTAAACAACTGGCTGATTCTATTGCAGAAGTAGCATCAGAGAGAATGGTTTCCGTACTTGAAATGGAGAAAGTAAATATTGTTGAGGAAGGAAATATCCCTACGATACCAACAAGTCCTCATATAATGAAAAATACAATATTAAGTGGGATAATAGGGGCATTAATCAGTGCCTTTGTTATAATATTTATACATATTATAGATGATTCTATTAAAAATGCGGAGCAGATTGAAAAATATTTAGGCCTAACAGTATTAGGGACAATACCGTTAGAACTTAAAAATTCTAATAAAAGGGGAAAAAATAAAAAAGCTTATAAAAGAAAAAAAGGTGATACTAATAATGAACATAGCAGTATTCAAAAAGCCACCTTGGAATTTACCATTAATGAGGCGTATAAATCATTACGGACCAATATACAATTCTGTGGAAAAGATATAAAAACAATATGTATAACTAGCAGCTTGCCAAATGAGGGAAAGACAGTTGTATCCTTTCGCTTAGCCACTGCTTTTGCAGACAGCGGTAAAAAGGTATTATTTATAGATGCTGATTTGCGTAAATCAGTCATTATAAGTAAATTAAAAATTGATAATGCGGTTAATGGTTTATCACAATATATATCAGGAATGAATAGTTTGGAAGAGGTAATACATAAATCTAATGTTGAAAATAGGGATATTATTTTTACCGGAATATTACCCCCGAACCCCTCTGAGATGTTAGGTAGCGAAGAATTCAAAAACTTAGTTAAAAATCTAAGAGATGAATATGATTACATTATTATAGATACTCCTCCTCTTGGAGTTGTAATTGATAGTGCTAATGTAGCAGATATATGTGATGGGACTATTATGGTTATAGAATCTAACAAAATAAGTTATAGATTTGCACAAAGAGTTTTAAAACAATTAATTACAGAAAAAAGTAAAGTTTTAGGAGCTGTTCTTAATAAAGCTAATATTTATGGCGTAGGATATAACAAAAAATACTATGGAAAATATTATAGTCACGTATATGCTAATGATTATGATGAGAATGGTAACTAA
- a CDS encoding DUF6320 domain-containing protein, protein MRYCKYCNIHYNTPLDNCLFCNNELTNSNLEDTDQMLEQTYHYPAFQKRKNSKRFLLRLYTFLGLITMITCVYLDLSKNLDKGLSWSRYVISPIAYILLFLAIITNSKKSIQKVIYLSYLTLLFLVYLGSIGNSSVWSVDFVMPLGFISINITMLFFLLIKKRRHHDYAIYSMLTSIIGILPVILLLNHSLTYTWPTITCFLYSLATFIGILIFSPEATKEELKRRLHL, encoded by the coding sequence ATGAGATATTGTAAATACTGTAACATTCATTATAATACGCCCTTAGACAACTGTTTATTTTGTAATAATGAGTTAACGAATAGCAATCTAGAAGATACAGATCAAATGTTGGAGCAAACTTATCATTATCCTGCATTTCAGAAAAGAAAGAATTCAAAACGATTTTTACTTCGTTTGTATACCTTCCTTGGTTTGATTACTATGATAACCTGTGTTTATCTTGATCTTTCCAAGAATTTAGATAAAGGATTAAGTTGGTCACGTTATGTAATTAGTCCTATCGCTTATATTTTACTCTTTTTAGCAATAATAACGAACTCTAAAAAATCGATACAAAAAGTCATATATCTTTCCTATCTAACACTGCTGTTTTTGGTATATCTAGGCTCGATAGGCAATAGCTCTGTATGGTCTGTAGATTTTGTTATGCCGCTTGGTTTTATTTCCATCAATATAACAATGCTGTTCTTTTTATTAATAAAGAAAAGACGTCATCACGATTATGCCATCTACAGCATGTTAACCTCTATCATTGGTATACTACCGGTTATTTTATTACTCAACCATAGTCTAACTTATACATGGCCAACGATAACTTGCTTTTTATATAGTTTGGCAACTTTTATAGGTATATTAATCTTTTCTCCAGAGGCAACCAAGGAGGAATTAAAAAGAAGGTTACATTTATAA
- a CDS encoding sugar phosphate isomerase family: MEQKRIAGQKAIDYIKDGMILGLGTGSTAYYMIKKVGELVQNGMNLKAVATSSY; the protein is encoded by the coding sequence ATGGAGCAAAAAAGAATCGCTGGACAAAAAGCGATAGACTATATAAAAGATGGCATGATATTAGGATTGGGAACTGGTTCTACAGCGTATTATATGATTAAAAAGGTTGGTGAACTGGTTCAAAATGGTATGAATTTGAAAGCAGTTGCAACTTCAAGTTATTGA
- a CDS encoding VOC family protein, giving the protein MKNYTQVYVKSSFEAAEMYCKAFGAEITFEVKNDTETAYVHCELSVNGEGFLALGEAANPCDINIVHKMKWETMTFNVFEMGSEESVYNAFNILSNGGVIINPIHEVPWSKCCATVIDKFGVCWWISI; this is encoded by the coding sequence ATGAAAAATTATACTCAGGTTTATGTGAAAAGTAGTTTTGAAGCGGCAGAAATGTATTGCAAAGCTTTTGGCGCAGAAATTACATTTGAAGTGAAAAATGATACCGAAACTGCTTATGTACACTGTGAATTATCCGTAAATGGTGAAGGTTTTTTAGCATTAGGCGAAGCAGCAAACCCTTGTGACATAAACATAGTTCACAAAATGAAATGGGAAACAATGACTTTTAATGTTTTTGAGATGGGAAGCGAAGAATCGGTTTATAATGCCTTTAATATTTTGAGTAATGGCGGTGTTATTATTAATCCTATTCATGAAGTTCCGTGGAGCAAATGTTGTGCCACTGTTATTGATAAATTTGGAGTGTGTTGGTGGATTTCAATTTAA
- a CDS encoding endonuclease MutS2 codes for MNTRQTLEFQKILEMLCEYAVSEEAKKSLLKMEPSLSETEVCNRTKGTTEARMIYDVQGNPPMSERKDIMMILSLANKGGMLSPEQLTLVSQFIAASRRLKSYLTKAQCLKVDLAFYADSFTSLEDLQGIIDGAIRNNQIDSSASKELKDIRRKMESVSGAMKSKLEALLRSKKEYFSEGFVSLRNGHFVLPVKKEYKHQVSGTVHDVSSSGATYFIEPVIAVRYSEELSALKSAEAKEEAVILYTLTSLVIENEFELMRNYETMGILDEIFAKAKLSAFMKAVPASLNTDRKIRIVNGRHPLLNRENCVPLNFEFANGIRGVIITGPNTGGKTVALKTVGLLSMMAQSGLHVPCDEAVLCMNDAILCDIGDGQSITENLSTFSAHITNIIAIIKEVTKDSLVLLDELGSGTDPAEGMGIAISILEELKKKQCLFIATTHYPQVKDYAAQSEGVVNAKMAFDRESLKPLYHLEVGEAGESCALYIAKRLGLPKHMLLIAYQNAYDTKENGKIKQNNESELFFENSHINEEQVNIENTGNTENTASKPHIEKKIESRKKELPKKAASFHLGDCVIVYPEKKIGIVYQVCNEKGEIGIQIAKTKKLINYKRIKLHVAATQMYPEDYDFSIVFDTVANRKARHKMEKGHQEGMEIRY; via the coding sequence ATGAATACAAGACAGACGTTAGAATTTCAGAAAATATTAGAAATGTTATGCGAATATGCAGTATCAGAAGAAGCAAAAAAGAGTTTGCTTAAGATGGAACCTAGTCTTAGTGAGACAGAGGTATGTAATCGAACCAAAGGGACAACAGAAGCTAGGATGATTTATGATGTACAAGGAAATCCTCCGATGTCAGAGCGAAAAGATATTATGATGATATTATCGCTTGCCAACAAAGGTGGAATGTTATCACCAGAACAACTAACTTTAGTATCACAGTTTATCGCTGCCAGCAGACGTTTAAAAAGTTATCTAACCAAGGCTCAATGCCTTAAGGTAGATTTAGCTTTCTATGCGGATTCTTTCACATCATTAGAGGATTTACAAGGAATTATTGATGGAGCAATCAGAAATAATCAGATCGATAGCTCGGCATCCAAAGAGCTAAAAGATATTAGGCGAAAGATGGAATCCGTAAGTGGAGCAATGAAATCAAAATTGGAGGCACTTCTAAGAAGTAAAAAAGAGTATTTTAGCGAAGGGTTTGTGTCATTAAGAAATGGGCATTTTGTACTTCCAGTAAAAAAAGAGTATAAGCATCAGGTTTCAGGAACCGTACATGATGTTTCCTCTAGCGGTGCAACGTACTTTATTGAGCCGGTAATTGCAGTTCGCTATAGTGAAGAACTATCAGCCTTAAAATCAGCAGAAGCAAAAGAGGAAGCGGTGATTTTATATACGTTAACCTCTCTTGTGATAGAGAATGAGTTCGAGCTAATGAGAAATTATGAAACAATGGGAATTCTCGACGAAATATTCGCTAAAGCTAAACTGTCTGCATTTATGAAGGCAGTTCCAGCAAGCCTCAATACAGATCGAAAGATTAGGATAGTGAATGGCAGACATCCACTTTTAAACAGAGAGAATTGCGTTCCTCTTAATTTTGAATTTGCAAATGGTATTCGAGGAGTAATCATTACCGGGCCTAATACAGGCGGTAAAACTGTAGCACTAAAAACAGTTGGATTATTATCCATGATGGCTCAAAGCGGTCTTCATGTTCCATGTGATGAGGCGGTTTTATGTATGAATGATGCGATTCTTTGTGATATTGGAGATGGTCAAAGTATCACAGAGAACCTTTCAACATTCTCAGCTCATATTACGAACATCATTGCGATAATAAAGGAAGTTACGAAAGATAGTTTGGTACTTCTAGATGAGTTAGGCTCAGGAACAGACCCTGCAGAGGGGATGGGGATTGCAATTTCGATACTGGAAGAACTTAAAAAGAAGCAGTGTTTATTTATAGCTACCACTCACTACCCACAAGTAAAAGACTATGCAGCACAGTCAGAGGGAGTTGTGAATGCGAAGATGGCATTTGATAGAGAAAGCTTAAAACCACTCTATCACTTAGAAGTTGGTGAGGCAGGTGAAAGTTGTGCTTTGTACATTGCGAAAAGATTAGGATTACCAAAGCACATGCTTTTGATTGCTTATCAGAATGCCTATGATACTAAGGAAAATGGGAAAATTAAACAAAATAATGAAAGTGAGCTTTTTTTCGAGAATAGTCATATAAACGAGGAACAAGTAAACATAGAAAATACAGGGAATACAGAAAATACAGCGAGTAAACCCCATATAGAAAAGAAAATTGAGAGTAGGAAAAAGGAGCTTCCGAAAAAAGCAGCAAGTTTTCACCTTGGGGATTGTGTGATTGTGTATCCAGAGAAGAAAATAGGGATCGTGTATCAAGTGTGTAATGAAAAGGGAGAAATAGGGATTCAAATTGCAAAAACTAAAAAGCTTATTAATTATAAACGTATAAAACTTCATGTCGCAGCAACGCAGATGTATCCGGAAGATTATGATTTTTCAATTGTATTTGATACCGTAGCAAACCGAAAGGCCAGACACAAGATGGAGAAAGGTCATCAGGAGGGAATGGAGATAAGATATTAA
- the xylA gene encoding xylose isomerase, which translates to MKNYFPNVPEVKYEGPNSTNPFAFKYYDANKVVAGKTMKEHCRFALSWWHTLCAGGADPFGVTTMDRTYGNITDPMELAKAKVDAGFELMTKLGIEFFCFHDADIAPEGDTFEESKKNLFEIVDYIKEKMDQTGIKLLWGTANNFSHPRFMHGASTSCNADVFAYAAAKIKNALDATIKLGGKGYVFWGGREGYETLLNTDLGLELDNMARLMKMAVEYGRANGFDGDFYIEPKPKEPTKHQYDFDTATVLAFLRKYGLEKDFKMNIEANHATLAGHTFEHELAMARVNGAFGSVDANQGDPNLGWDTDQFPTDVHSATLAMLEVLKAGGFTNGGLNFDAKVRRGSFEFDDIAYGYIAGMDTFALGLIKAAEIIDDGRIAKFVDDRYASYKTGIGKAIVDGTTSLEELEQYVLTHSEPVMQSGRQEVLETIVNNILFR; encoded by the coding sequence ATGAAAAATTACTTTCCAAATGTTCCAGAAGTAAAATACGAAGGCCCAAATTCAACGAATCCATTTGCTTTTAAATATTATGACGCAAATAAAGTTGTAGCGGGTAAAACAATGAAAGAGCACTGTCGTTTTGCATTATCTTGGTGGCATACTCTTTGTGCAGGTGGTGCTGATCCATTCGGTGTAACAACTATGGATAGAACCTACGGAAATATCACAGATCCAATGGAACTTGCTAAGGCAAAAGTTGACGCTGGTTTCGAATTAATGACTAAATTAGGAATTGAATTCTTCTGTTTCCATGACGCAGATATTGCTCCAGAAGGTGATACTTTTGAAGAGTCAAAGAAGAATCTTTTTGAAATCGTTGATTACATCAAAGAGAAGATGGATCAGACTGGTATCAAGTTATTATGGGGTACTGCTAATAACTTTAGTCATCCAAGATTTATGCATGGTGCTTCCACATCTTGCAACGCAGACGTATTTGCATATGCTGCTGCTAAGATTAAGAATGCATTAGATGCAACAATTAAATTAGGCGGTAAAGGTTATGTATTCTGGGGTGGTCGTGAAGGTTATGAAACACTTCTTAATACAGATTTAGGACTTGAGCTTGATAATATGGCTAGACTTATGAAGATGGCTGTAGAGTATGGCCGTGCAAATGGTTTTGATGGCGACTTCTATATTGAGCCAAAGCCAAAGGAACCAACCAAGCATCAATATGATTTTGATACAGCAACCGTACTTGCTTTCCTTCGCAAATATGGCTTAGAAAAAGATTTCAAGATGAACATTGAAGCAAACCATGCTACTCTTGCAGGTCATACCTTTGAACATGAACTTGCAATGGCTAGAGTTAATGGTGCATTTGGTTCTGTAGATGCAAACCAGGGTGATCCAAACCTTGGATGGGATACGGATCAATTCCCAACTGATGTTCATAGTGCAACTCTTGCAATGCTTGAAGTACTTAAGGCTGGTGGATTCACTAACGGCGGACTTAACTTTGATGCAAAGGTAAGACGTGGTTCCTTCGAATTTGATGATATTGCATACGGTTATATTGCAGGAATGGATACTTTTGCACTTGGTTTAATTAAGGCTGCTGAGATTATCGACGATGGTAGAATCGCAAAATTTGTAGATGATCGTTATGCAAGCTATAAAACAGGAATTGGTAAAGCAATTGTGGATGGAACTACATCTCTTGAAGAATTAGAGCAGTATGTTTTAACACATAGTGAACCAGTAATGCAGAGTGGTCGTCAGGAAGTTCTTGAAACAATCGTAAATAATATTTTATTTAGATAA